CGCGGCCGTCACCGGCTGCACCCGCGGGCCGACCGTCACGCGCTACGAGGTCGAGCTCGGCCCGGGCGTCAAGGTCGAGAAGATCACCGCCCTGCACCGCAACATCGCCTACGCCGTGGCCACCGAGAGCGTGCGCATGCTCGCCCCGATCCCCGGCAAGTCCGCGGTCGGCATCGAGGTGCCCAACACCGACCGTGAAATGGTCCGGCTGTCCGACGTGCTCACCGCGCCGTCGACACGTCGCGACCACCACCCGCTGGTGATCGGCCTGGGCAAGGACATCGAAGGCGATTTCGTCTCGGCCAACCTGGCCAAGATGCCGCACCTGCTGGTGGCCGGTTCGACCGGCTCCGGTAAGTCCAGTTTCGTCAACTCGATGCTGGTCTCCCTGCTGGCGCGGGCCACCCCGGAAGAGGTCAGGATGATCCTGATCGACCCCAAGATGGTGGAACTGACGCCGTACGAAGGCATTCCGCACCTCATCACGCCGATCATCACCGAGCCGAAGAAGGCTGCTGCCGCACTGGCCTGGCTGGTCGAGGAGATGGAACAGCGCTACCAGGACATGAAGGCGTCCCGGGTCCGCCACATCGACGTGTTCAACGAGAAGGTGCGCAGCGGCGAGATCAGCACACCCCTGGGCAGCGAGCGGGTCTACAAGCCCTACCCGTACATTCTTGCCATCGTCGACGAGCTCGCGGACCTGATGATGACCGCACCGCGCGACGTCGAGGACGCCATCGTGCGCATCACGCAGAAGGCCCGTGCCGCAGGCATCCACCTCGTGCTGGCGACCCAGCGGCCGTCGGTGGACGTCGTCACCGGTCTGATCAAGACCAACGTGCCGTCGCGGCTCGCGTTCGCGACCTCGTCGCTCACCGACAGCCGCGTCATCCTGGACCAGCCCGGCGCAGAGAAGCTCATCGGAATGGGCGACGGCCTGTTCCTGCCGATGGGGGCCAACAAGCCGCTGCGCATGCAGGGCGCCTTCATCACCGACGAGGAGATCCACGCCGTCGTCGAGGCCACCAAGTCCCAGGCCGAACCGGAGTTCGTCGAAGGCGTCACGGCGGCCAAGGCCGGTGAGCGCAAGGACGTGGACCCCGACATCGGCGACGACATGGACGTTTTCCTGCAGGCTGTCGAACTCGTGGTGTCCTCGCAGTTCGGGTCGACCTCGATGCTGCAGCGCAAGCTGCGGGTCGGGTTCGCCAAGGCCGGCCGCCTCATGGACCTCATGGAGACCCGGGGCATCGTCGGGCCGTCCGAGGGGTCAAAGGCGCGTGAGGTGCTCGTCAAGCCCGACGAGCTGGCGGGCACGTTGATGCTGATCCGCGGCGGGTCCGACGCCAACGGTGCCGACACCGACGACGATCCCGACGAGTTCTAGCTTTGGGTGGCGGTCAGGGTCAGCACTTCTCAAACCGGCCGGACATGTTGCGTTCCAATGCTGTCGGTTCGTGGTCGGGTCGGTGCGCAAAGCATCCGCCGACGATGATCTCGACACTGCCGACCGTGCCGTGGGTGACGAGCTCTACGGGGTGGCCGAATCCCGTTGCCAGCTGGGCCACTTCGACCGGAATGCTCAGCTGGTCGGGTTCGCTGTCGC
The window above is part of the Mycolicibacterium fortuitum subsp. fortuitum genome. Proteins encoded here:
- a CDS encoding DNA translocase FtsK, with product MANKTAGRSGARSSRSNASSRNGSRRKAPARSGRPAAPRRKPARRPQTSPVTVAGQKLGQGARAGWLMLAKGAGSTARSVGRARDIEPGHRRDGLALALLGIAVVVAASSWLHAAGPVGQWIDTALRTLVGGPVVLVPVILGVIAVVLMRTEPDPDSRPRLILGSAMIALPLLGLWHLWSGSPQDAIARQHAAGFIGFAIGGPLSDGLTEWIAAPLLFMGVLFGLLLVTGTTIREVPSTLRAMFSTRAFHDDYDDEYDEYDGEYDGDDLEDDGYDDLSDGYYDDDNARGDARAQTWPTAAIEAPKAPTGTPMDNYPLVEDAPTVPEPTVKPRRKKAEAKPEPKPKQDDTLVMDRVVEGPYNLPSMDLLIAGDPPKLRTAANDQMTDAITSVLEQFKVDAAVTGCTRGPTVTRYEVELGPGVKVEKITALHRNIAYAVATESVRMLAPIPGKSAVGIEVPNTDREMVRLSDVLTAPSTRRDHHPLVIGLGKDIEGDFVSANLAKMPHLLVAGSTGSGKSSFVNSMLVSLLARATPEEVRMILIDPKMVELTPYEGIPHLITPIITEPKKAAAALAWLVEEMEQRYQDMKASRVRHIDVFNEKVRSGEISTPLGSERVYKPYPYILAIVDELADLMMTAPRDVEDAIVRITQKARAAGIHLVLATQRPSVDVVTGLIKTNVPSRLAFATSSLTDSRVILDQPGAEKLIGMGDGLFLPMGANKPLRMQGAFITDEEIHAVVEATKSQAEPEFVEGVTAAKAGERKDVDPDIGDDMDVFLQAVELVVSSQFGSTSMLQRKLRVGFAKAGRLMDLMETRGIVGPSEGSKAREVLVKPDELAGTLMLIRGGSDANGADTDDDPDEF